ATAGTTACAATTAGTGACATAAACTCTTCATTTGTGCCAGCCTCTCCACTTGTAAAAAGTTTTGAAGATTTTACAAGTTGTCTTATTTCTCCATAAGTTTCATCTACGTAAAGTTCATTCCCTATACCATCTTTTACAATTATTGCATTAAATAGCACAGCTCCGATGGAATAAATATCTGCTCTATTATCTGGTTGATCTTCCATTTCTACAATTTCCGGAGCACAAAATCCATCTGTCCCCATTGGATTTAAATACTCTCCTCCCACCATATATAACGTGTTTACATCATACATGGATATCGTGTGCTCGTTAACAATCTGCCCCTCTCTATATGGCAACATGAAGTTTGATGGTTTTATGTCCAAATGTAATAACCCCGCCACATGAATTGACATTACTCCCTCTGTAAGAGCTATCACAGTTTGGATAACTTGCAGAAGTTTAAAGTCTGAATTACTTTCTGAATTCCGCTTTATCTCCTTAATAAACTCACCATAGCTCTGTCCTACAACACCTCTCGTCCATATATATCCGGATGTTGGCACAGCACCATCTATTGCTTCACTCAGAGCTTTAATGTCTACCTCATCATATACAGCAGGACTTTCTACATCTTCATCAAAGCATCCATATAATAATTCCGGAATCTGAATAAAGTTACCCATTAGTCGGTTATCCTCAGATTCTAACATCTTGTCATTCAGCAAATTATATGCGTCCATATATTCATCACGCATTTTTACAAATCTGTCCAGAGTTCCCGCACCGGGAACTATTTGACCATTTTTCAACCTGAAAATAGAATAAACTATATTATTCTCAATATCGTCGGCAGGATAAAATTCCTTTAACAACCCTGTTTCCAAATGTCCGTTTCGATTTCGAACAGCCTCATAACATATAGCAGACCCTCCTTCGCCAACACGACCTGTAATCTGATATACTTCTTGATCATTTCCAGCCTTATTCCTTGATAACAATATGCGTTCACCGATTTTTAAATACGCTCTATTATCTATGCTCACTTTCCATCTCCCCCCTTCACCTCTGCCATAACAAGGTTATTGTCTTCATAATCATCCAGGCTAACAGCTATATAGCCGCAATCGTCTGTGAATTTAAAACTATCCAACAGTTGATTCAAATTTTTGAATTTACATCGTTCAAGATTATCGTTTATCCTTGCATCTGTATTAACATTTTTCCAAAAGCCATCTGTACACATAAATAGAGTTGTGCCTCTCTGCAATCCGAACTTCTTTACATCCATCACTTTCCACGCACTATCTGTTGTCACAAGGCACGGCTGTCCGGAAAACACTTTTGGATTCAATACTTTAATCATCTTCTTATCTGATCTTATCAATTCAATTGCAGAATCCCCAAGATTCACTGCTATCATTTCCCTGTTGTCCTTGTCAATAAATACTGTGCTCACAGTTGCAGCATACTCATATCTATCTTTCTTTTCCGTAATGTTATTTTTTCGTTCAATGAAACTCAATATATGCTCTGTGATTAGGTAAGCCAATTTCCTTGAATCATAGGAAAATACACGTCTTCTCTCAATCTTAAAAAAATTTATAACTGCTTCACATGCCAGCTTCGCTCCTTCAGCACCATACTTACATTCCGTGACCCCATCTGAAATTACTGATGTTATATATCGTTCATCCTCATAGTACTGCACATAATCTTGACAAGCTTCTCCCTTTTCCAAATGATACATTCCTGTCTTTACATATTGATTAACAATCATAAGCTATCCTCCTTCCATTTGTGACTGATTATCGCATATGGAAAGAGAATAGTTTATATGGGGAATCCAATATCTATCCTGAACTAAAGCGAAAAACTGCGGTATTTCTGGTCACTCAGACTGTAAAACATCGTTTTCAACTACAAATACACATAATGAAATTAAAACATACAAATCCAATATATTTTTTTCACTCATTCGTTGGAATCGAGCTTTTTCAAGCTCAATATCTATTTTATTTTTAAAATCGTCATATATATCCTTGAATGTTTCTACCCCACTTATTTTATCTAGTTCAAAACATAAATAATAATTATAATATACTGCAATAAATGTAGATCTGGAAATATCTTGTTTTTTTACAATTCTCTCCAGTAAAATTTCCCAAAGCAATGTCTTATCCAGTTTTATATTAAGGCTCTTTATTATAGCATCTAATTCGCTATCATTTTGATACTCTCTTCCGCAAAGAGCATATACTTTTTCTTCTTCGGTAATGTCTTCTGCGGCTTTCTTTGGCTTCTTTATTTTTTTCCATTTGATATCCAAGCCTATACTTTTAAGCATCTCAACGTCATCTTGAAATAAATAGCCATTGTATAATCCTCCGGTTTTTTTTCTAATCATTGCTTGCATTTCTTTCCCACTAATAAATGTATCGCTATTTGAATCTTCATATAATATTGTAAGAAGCTCCGCCAATTCGTTAATTTTTCTACTGCTTAACCATACGAATCTTTTATTTAATCGTTGTTCTATTAAGTCTATGATTAAGAAGAATTCTTTGTCATTTGAGCCTGTATATTTTTTTCTCAATTTTTCAGATAAACTCCATTTAACTATAGAATTTTCCTTGAAATATTTAATATTAGATAACTCTAATACCCTGTCTGCAACTTCATCTGACTCAGCTGCCTCCTTTATATCTTTTATTTCTCGCTTTAATGTGCTACTATCAACATTCTTTACATACTCTTCTTCTAAGCTTCCTGACCATATTTCCATTGCATCACGTGCGTAAACCTCTTCGGACGATATAGCCGTTATAGATTTACCCTCATTGAACATAAAATCATACTCAGTACTCATTAAATAACTTCCAACCTCCGATGGTTCACGATCCAAAACACTTTCCATATATGAATTCTTATACCCGACAGTATCATTAGTCTCTCCACCTTTTATCGGATGAGTTATCTTCTCTTTGCTATTACTGCATTTAGCTATTATCTTCTCAGCCATATCTATTCTTTCTCCGGGAGTCAAGTTCAAATCCTTCCTATATAAGAAGTACAAATATATCATTTCAGCATAATTTTTATAATTAATACCATCTCCTCTTGGTTCCGTCTCATAATCATTGCCTTCTCCTTTTCCGTTTCCTTGCAAACTTTTAATGTGTTTTTCCCTTTCATAACGATTTAATAAAAACTTCATAATGTTGTCACTGTAATAGTCTTCAAAAAGATACGCCTGCATGTCAGCACGTTTTCCAAACTCAGTTTCCACTTCCTTTGTATCTTCATTATAATGATCGTTCTTTTTTAAGGCCTCTGACATGTCAAACATAATGGCAAAATAATACAAATATTTTCTTGTGTTACCCCCATTACTCTTAAAATCTCCATTTGCCAAATCTTCACATAAATTCAATAACTTCATTTTACGGTTACGTTTCTTTAAAACATCACAATATCTTTCCTCTAATGTTTTCTTTTTACCCTCTCTGCTTATATAGCATAATGAATGCAACTGTTTCTTGAAATCTACATTAAGAGCAGCAACAAAATCTATAAATTCTACAACTGTATTTGCCGGATAGTCGTTATTAAATATGTTATATAGTAATTTAATATTTTCTATTACACTCACATTTGTAAATTCAAATCTCAGTTTACACATAAGATTTTTCAGCTTAATGGTCGTTATTTCCTTCAAAATTATGTCCGAAATTATAATTGTTTCATTAGAATTAGAATCAACTATTTTCCCTTCTTTGGACATTAATACATATTTGTCAAAATTCTCAAT
This sequence is a window from Coprococcus eutactus. Protein-coding genes within it:
- a CDS encoding protein phosphatase 2C domain-containing protein, with translation MIVNQYVKTGMYHLEKGEACQDYVQYYEDERYITSVISDGVTECKYGAEGAKLACEAVINFFKIERRRVFSYDSRKLAYLITEHILSFIERKNNITEKKDRYEYAATVSTVFIDKDNREMIAVNLGDSAIELIRSDKKMIKVLNPKVFSGQPCLVTTDSAWKVMDVKKFGLQRGTTLFMCTDGFWKNVNTDARINDNLERCKFKNLNQLLDSFKFTDDCGYIAVSLDDYEDNNLVMAEVKGGDGK